Genomic window (Phragmites australis chromosome 5, lpPhrAust1.1, whole genome shotgun sequence):
AGTGATTGGAATTTATTGAAGCAATGGAAGGAAATCAAGGGATTGAACAAGTGTTCGACAAATTGATGGAGTTGCTTACTATGAAAAAGGATGAGGTCTCATCCTCAAGTAGTGAAATTAAAATTGATGTCGAATGATATCAAATTGGAGGGCATTAAGAATTATGTAGCATGGTCTAAGAGGGTATTGTTATTGTTGAAGGCGAAAAAATTTGAGGGCTTTATCAATGGAGAGATGACTGAGCCAGGGGATAACTCGAGTAATGAATGGAAAAATCAGGATGCTGCAAATTCTTTGGTGGATGCATGGATGTTGAGCTCTATGATTCCGACTATTGTCAACACTGTTGATACAATTCAAAGTGCATCTGAAATATGGAAAGCTACGAAAAAGATGTATTTAGGGGTTGGAGATGTGATGTTGATGTTCAGATAGAAGATTGTCTCCATGATCTCAAATAGGGGGAGCGGTCTATGATGGATTATGTTACTGAGTTGAAGCATTTGTGGGCTGATGTAGACCAATATGATCTTTTTGAGTTACCACATGATGATTTGTGTGGCTTGGATAAAAAAGTAGGTAGAAAAAAGAAGAGTTCTTTAGTTTTTGAGATGCCTAAACTCAGAGTTTGAGGGAAGACGTACCACTATGTTTCATCAAATCACTCTCCCTACCTTAGAGGAGGCTATAGCTGTCATGGCACAAGAGGAGTTGAGACTAAAGGTGATGAGGAGAACTACTTCCCCTTCATCATGTCCTATTTTTACAGCAACAAGAACTATTAATGCAAGAAATTTTTTAACCGTGATGATATAGGGCACTTGATTCATGATTATCCTAAACCATTCAAGCACAATCGTGGAAGAGGAAGAGACAGTAGCAGAGGTGCTTTGAGGGGTGGCAGAGGACGTGGAGATAGAGGTGGCCACAGAGCCAATGTAGTTGGCACAGAAGAGGAGATTTTCAAAGTAGGGGAGACTTCATTAGTAGAACTTGAAGAATCAAAACAACTGAGAGGAAAAGATGAAAGCTCTGGAGATCAGGATCAAGAGGCTCACAGTGGTGATTTCATCAACTTTGCCTACGTGAATGAAGATAATTATGTCCATGCATTTATACACACACAAATATCACGATTAAATTGGATTCTAGACTCAGGGGCATCAAAGCACATCACAAGCACATCAAGTGAGTTTGTTTCATATACAcaatatcccccccccccccacacacacataAAGAAACTATACAAACTGCTGATGGTACACCATAACCCATTATTAGTGTTGGTACAATATAATGCACTCCATCTATTAAATTATCATCAATTTTGCATATGCGAGTCTTTCCGATCAATATTGTATCATTAAGTGCTTTAGTTGATCAGTTGGATTGTCGAGTTATTCTTgaccaaaaaaattgtttaattCAGGAGAGACGAACAGGGAGGCATCTTGGGAGTGCAACCAGGCGTAGTGGATTGTGATACATGGATTGTGAAGGAACAAATGATGCATTGCGTACTGTCTTAGCAGCAACAATGGGAGAGAAGGAAGCTAGTGTGATGCTTTTGCATTATAGTTTGGGGCATCTTTCTTTTGATAAAATATGCAAAGCCTTTCTTGATATAATGTGTGGGCTGGATAAGAATAAACTATTTTGTGATGCATATGAGTTTGCAAAACATACAAGGACATCTTATGTGAGTTGGGGCATCAGGAATATGTCTCCTTTTGTACTAATTCATTCAGATGTCTAGACATGTCCTATGGTCTCTATTAGTGGGATGAAGTAGTTCGTTACTTTTATTGATTGCTTCTCTCGGATGACATGGGTATATCTCATGAAGCATAAACATGAGGTATTGAAATGCTTTCAAAAATTTATGCTCTTGTGAAAAACCAATTCATACTCAAGTCCAAATGATAAAAACAGATAATGGGACTGAGTATGTGAACAAAGAATTTGGTGTGTTTTTGTCAACAAATGGTATATTGCATCAGACTTTATGTCCGGACACACCTCCACAGAATGGTGTGAACGAAAGGAAAACCCGTCATATTTTGGAGGTTGCTCGCTCACTAATGTTTACCATGAACGTTCCCAAGTTTTTATGGAGTGAAGCTGTTTGGATAGCTACATACCTCATTAACCATACTCCATCAAGAGTACTTAGGATGAAGACCCCCTGTGAGATGTTGTTGGGTGAGAATAAGTTTGTGGTACCACCTAAAGTTTTTAGATGTACATACTTTGTGAGGGATCATAGACCCTCGGTAGGAAAGCTAGATCTACGTGCCGTAAAGTGCATCTTTGTAGGGTATTCTCCAGGACAGAAGGGATACAATTGCTGGTATCCTAGTGAGCGATGCTTATTTGTAAGCATGGATGTAACTTTCAGGGAGTCAGTGCCCTATTATGGAGAGAAGATTGACCTAAGTTTTATGTTTGAATTTGACTCGGCAAATACAGATGTGGTCAGTCAAGAGGGTGAGAATAATAGTGTGATTAGTAGTTCAATTGAGCAACTGCTAAGGAGAATGGAGGCTGTGATTAATGGCTTAACTCAACCAAGAATGGAGGTTGTGACTAGTGGTTCGATTCTAACTCCTTGTCATGAGACTAGCTCTATAGGTGAGGAGCAGCGAGACAAATGAACCTTGAAAGTTTATACAAGAAGGAAGTTTAAATCTCAAGCAGATGCGCCAACAGTGACTCCATTATTAACCTCTGAACAAGGTTTACCAACACCAACAGAGATTATTGAGGTGTCATCGACCTCTGAAATTGAGATTGAAAATGACCCATTGCATTACGGAAAGGTGCACGAGCTAAGGTCGAAGTGCCTCCACCAAGGTATGGGTTTGAGCATGACATTAGTAATTATGTCTCCTATACATCCCTATCTCCTGCATATAGTTCATTTGTTGCATCATTACAATCCATAGAAATTCCCAAAGGCTGGAAAGAAGCGAAGAAAGACCCTAAGTGGCATGAGGCCATGTTGGAGGAAATGAGAGCTCTTGAAAAGAACAAAACTTGGGAACTTGTAACATCACCAACCAGGAGGAAAGCTGTCAGTTGCAAATGGGTCTTCACTGTGAAGCACAACCCAAAAGGTAAAGTGGAAAGGTACAAAACAAGACTTGCTGCAAGGGGATATAGTCAGACATATGGTATTGACTATGACGAGACATTCGCACAGGTGGCAAAGATGAGCACGGTAAGAACTTTGATCTCTTGTGTGGCTAACTTTGGTTCTCCCTTGCATCAATTGGACGTCAAGAATGCTTTCTTGCATCGAgatcttcaggaggaggtgtaTATAGAGACTTCACCTGGCTTTTCTAATCCTGAAATAGCTGGGAAAGTTTGTAGATTGAAGAAGTCCTTATATGGGCTCAAACAGTCTCCACGAGCTTGGTTTGATCGATTCAGATGTGCACTGTGTGGCATAGGCTATAAACAGTGCAATGGGGACCATACTGTATTCTATCTACATTTGGGGCATAAGATCACAGTTTTGGCTGtgtatgtggatgatatcatcgtCACAGGTGATGACGAATTAGAGATTAAACGTTTGAAAGAGAATCTGAGTAAGGAATTTGAGGTGAAGGATCTTGGTCCACTCAGGAACTTTCTTGGTATTGAGATTGCTCGATCTTCAAAAGGTATTGTTCTCTCATAGAGAAAGTATGCACTAGACTTACTTAGTGAGACCGGCACGCTTGGGTGTCAATCTGCATCAACACCTATTGATCCAAACCACAAGTTATGCACTGAATAAGGTGATCCAGTAAATAAAGAGAGCTACCAAAGGCTTGTTGGTCAGCTCATTTACTTGTGTCATACAAGGCCAGATATCCCCTATGTTGTAAGTGTTGTAAGCAGGTATATGCATGATCCCAGGAGTGGACATCTGGATGTCGTTTACCGAATCCTAAGATATTTGAAGAGTAGTCCTGGAAAAGGACTTTATTTCAGAAGCCATGGTCATTTGAATATGGATGGTTATTGTGATGCTGATTGGGCTAGTTGCCTTGATGATAGGAGATCAACTTCGGGCTAatgtgtttttgttggaggGAATTTGGTGTCATGGAAGAGCACGAAGCAATCAATTGTATCTCGCTCAACTGCGAAAGCAGAGTATAGAGCAATGCATTATGTGGTGAGTGAGATGTTATGGGTAAGAAATCTCCTATCCGAGTTAAATGTGTTAAGGAAAGGCTCCTTGAGAGTCTTGTGTGATAACAAATCAGCTATTAACATTGCTAACAATCCAATTTAACATGATAGCACGAAGCATGTGGAGATAGATCGCTTCTTTATTAAGGAAAAGTTAGATGATGTTATACTATAATTAAGCTATATAAACTCGGGTGGTCAAGAGACAGATTGTTTAACTAAGGTTTTAAGAGTAAAAGAGTGTAATATAGCATGTACCAAGATGAAAATGATAGATATCTATCACCTATCTTGAGGGAGAGTGTTAAGCTGTGATCTAGGCCAGTAGGCCCATACATATACAATATATGTATGTATCTTTAAAGGAGTAAGAAGTGAAGTTTCAGAATTTTTTCAAAACTAATTGCCAACAAAAGGTAAAAATTAACAGGTAGGAGTAATGACAACCGGCTACACATATCATCTGCAACAGTTACTCGAGAAAGTAAATACAGGCAGCAAAGGTGCTCACAGTCAAAGCAGAACTACGGAGTTCCTACCTGAATTGGTAACTCGTGTTGCAGCAATGTTCCCAGAGTTTGTCATTGCACAGTACAGGCATTGCAAAGTAGCAGGAGTGGTGCTCAGATGTTTAACAGTGCCTAATTCTCAATAGCCTAGAGATATCCTGACCAATCTGAAACTCCGCAGTTGCCTATTTGTTCACCATGCGAGCAGAAGAGAAGATGCATATGAAAATGAAGGCTTATTGGTAAATAGACGTGCATGCATACGACAAACTTACTGAAACCTTCAGTTCGACAAGAATTCAGGATACTCCACAACTTTTCAGCCAATCATTAAACGTTCCAGAGACATGGAAATGTCGATTACAGACAGTTTCCATATTATTCAGTATGCCAAAAACGAACTCAGAATACTATACAGACAGACAaaagtctaaaaaaattatcttccTGTACCATCTCAGATACGACcttattatcttttttattattatttctagCTAAGACATGAAGTTTACATCATAAAATCCTACTGAACCTATACAGATTTCGTGTTGTTATTGAGAGCTAGAGATTCTGACTAACTGCCTGCTTTACTCTATGCAAAGGATCCCAAAAATCCTTGATCTCAGCTATACCAACGTTCCTTTGATCGATTCGTGTGGATTTTAACCTATGCAACTTGACGTTTCACTACAACAGTTTATTTACAAGAACAAGTAAGTCCGCACTTGCCTTTATTGTTGCATCGTTTGACTCTGTTTGACCAAAATCCGTGCGTAGACAAGCTCGTTCCAGGAGTCCGGTACTCCAGGAAGGCACCAGTGGCTGCAGTCCTGGTATATCTCAGGTGATTTCCTCTCCTGCTCAGTCAACTTCTGCTTGCGATAGACTGAAGGGTGTGCCTCCTTCCGGTAGTCAGTCATCCTTGTTATGTTCAGGTACACAACAGGTGTTTTCATCCCATGGAGCACTTCCTCCAAAATGCTCATCTTTGTTGGGTACGGTGTAAGGTACTGCTCATTTGTTATCGGCTCAGTTTCCTTGTCACAACTGCCGCCTGAATTCCACTGACCCCCGCTGCATAACAGAAAGAAACACTAAACATCAGCTACTCGTATAGTACATCAAGCTGAGCTTGCAAGGGTTCACAAATAGCTTTGGATACCTGAAATGGGATGCTGAGTAGCCTCTGAAAAACACAGTGGATTTCTTGGGATTTACATTGGAATCAACCCACTTGGCCCAGGTGTTGAGAGCTCTCCGATAGGCATCATGGACATCCAGCTCACTATATACGCGGTTgccctcttgatagtaatctTTCCTGTGGCGCATTTTTTCATGCTTAGAACAGTAAACGGAAAATGAAATGCAGGATATACAAACTGCAGATCTTCATGTGTTGCTTACCCTAGAGCAGTTTTGCCATGCGTCCACCAGTGACCGGTATTGAAGATAATGATATCTGCATTCTTGTACCTTGGAGAAGCTCGATCGATTATGTCAAGTCTGAGAGTTTCCCTGGTACCGTTTACATTTCTGATTGGCATCTCCCATTCCTGAACAAGGAAAGGGGAGCGGAAGAACTCCACACTGCAATTGTATTCCTAAACAACAGGATGTTTGCacattcataattaattataattgcTGAAACGAGCACAGATAACAAAGATTGGAATATAAGATTGAAATATAGTAATCTACCTGGAACAAGAAAGAGTAAGCGCCCTCAGCCCTGAATTGGCGCTTGCCGGATACCTCAAAAGCCTTCCTCTTGTCTTTGACAGAATTCCTCAAGATACAAACCAGGGATTCCCACATGTTCCTGTTGAGCGAATCACCGACAAACACCAGTCTCTTTCCCCTCAGCCTCTCCAACATATCAATTGGGTTCAATCTAATATAAGCAACACATAATTGAATTCGTCACACGCCAATGGCTAACAGAATTCACCAAAATTGTACTGTTGTTCAAGTAAAATTTCCTCACCTTGGGATGCTGCATCCGCTGGGTTGCCACCGTAGCCTCTGGTAAGCTTTGTCAGGCCGGCCGTTGAGATAGCAGTTGAAGGACTGATCGACGTGAGGACATGATCCCGCAGGATACAGAGGGTACGAGTCATCTCGGACCCAATTCCCATAGAACATATCGCAGCTGGCCATGCTCGCAATCCAGTCAACCTTGTTGTGTCGGCCGGCATTAGCGACCTCTTTCACCGGCACAACACTGTTGTTATTGGCAATTGGGGTGACTGCTTGTGCAGAATGATCTTTCGCCGAACTAGTACTCCTCTGAGGACTAGTAGTTGCTTCTTTCTGGTTATTCACTGTACtattgcttccacctgaagcagcTCTACTCTGGTTATCTGCAGGAACCTGAATTGGGACGGTGTGGTTATTGCCTGCAGCTCCACTGCTCTGAGACGCAACTCCATTATCGTCCATGGCCGCTGCAACTGCACTCTCAGTCTGATTAATGAATGGAACAGCAGTACCATTGCCTAAAGCTTCTGTTCCAATCCCTAACCGTTGTGTAGAGCCGATAGCATTCCTTGCACTGGCTTTCATCCCGTTGCCGTCTCTGGCATCCACCGAACTCGCATTCACGTCGGAGCCATTGATCCGAACAGGCACGCCCCCTTTCGCCGCAGCGTCACTTTGGGATGAACCACCGCTCAGAACTCCAACCCCACCCTTCGCCTCGGCGGCGGCACTCACGGTGGAATTTTTGGCTTCTGCACCGCCTCGCTCGTGATCGTTGGGCGGCGCGCCGCTCTGCACTGCCGCAGTAGCATTGCCTGGCACGTGATCGCCGTTGCGAGCTCCGCCCTCACTGCTGGTCGGGACTCCTCCTCTGCTTCCCAACTGCTCACCGGGCCGAACCGCGCTGGAGCCATTGCCTCCCGCTTGCAAGCCCCTCGCCGCGAACCCGCCACCGCTCGGCCCACCATGcctcgccgcgccgccgcctggaGGCCCCGGGGATGAGGAGTTGGCGGGGaacagggaaaagaagaagccCGAGACCTGTCCGCGATCCGGCGACGCGGAGGCGATCATGCCGTCGAACCACGACGTGTCCGGCGACGAGGGCGCGggctcggggagcgggggcgCGAACGCGAGGAAGGCCGCGAACGCGGCGAAGGCAAGGGCGACGCAGTAGAGGCAGAGCCGCGCAGGCCGCGCGCGCCCGACGTATACCGCAAGGCCGACTCCGCCACCGAGGTGGTCGGCCACGGCCGCCACGCCGCTCTCCCTCCACGCGCCCTTCATCCGGGTGGCGCGCGCGCGTgtgcgggcgggcgggcgcggtGGGGAGCTCGTTAGGGTTTAGAGGAAGCGGAAGCGGGGGTAGGAGGAGGGAGCGCGCCGTGCGTGGCGATCGATCTGCTGCAGGCTGCGGTGAAGGCTTTTGTAGGGAGGTGGTGGGGGCGGCGTGGTGCGGGTTGGGAGCGAAACCAACAGACCAGGCGATCTTTTGGGATTTTTAAACCTCTCGCCGTCTCGCGTTTGGTTTCGTGGGTTTTGTGGGTGCCTCGCGAGCGAATCCAACCAAATTTGTGCCGGGCTGCAGTGATCTCTCGGAAACTGGAGTTGAGACAAGGATGGCGGCAGTTCCGTAAATTGTTCTCATATTTGGGGCTCCGGCATGCATATTCCACCGGTCTTCTACGGAACACGAAAATTTTCCCGAGCCTTAAAAAATgatgtgttttttttatctaaattacTAGATGAGTGTCCGTATGTCGAAATTTACATAAAAtaacatcaaatatatacatagATATTACTTACATCAATAGATCTAAAGAGCGATTCACTATGCTGTCATATAGCAGATCTGCTAGCGTCTCATGCACGTTATACGTCAAAAACGAGAATGGAGTTTGGGCTCCGCCCAATTTTAAGGGAAACTAATTCATATCAGCTAGACACAGAACAGATAATACAAAATATACACAAAACTAATCGATCTTTAATTGGAGATCTCCAGAAAATATATCCCCTGTTTGTGTTCTCTTTAGCTCATTTGAATTTCGATGTTCTATGGTTAGTACATAATCTGCCAATCTCCTTCATAACACTCAAGGAGAGGAGGCTAGAGCTACAGCTGGTTCCAAAGCTTGTGCTATCAAATCTATGCAGTATACATGATAGATGAACATTTTAGATCTTAAATGCCAACAAAAATAACCAAAATGTGTGTACTTACTCCATGGACAATCACAATTGAGATGGATGCGAAAGCACTAGTGTGTTATGAGTTGCGGTACAATTATAGACGATTCATAAAAATTAGTAGATGGAGCCTCCAAATACACTGCTATACTTCTACACAGCATATCGCATCATGACGTGGACCCTTTGCTGCTTGTAGTCATGAAAGATTCACCACAGCCACACTCCCCTTTGGAGTTTGGGTTTATGAACACAAACTCAGACCTGCAATAGGAATGCTTATTACTTTACATATGTAAATGGAGAAGGAAGCATAGTTTCATGTCGGAACTGTACTTTAGTGGATCGTTGACATAGTCCGTCTTGGTGCCGATGACATGCATCAGAGCTTTAGTGTCAATTAGTACTTTAACTCCCTTCTCTTCGACAAGCTCGTCAAACTTGCCTTTTTCATCTGAAATTAGTAGTGATGATACTTGAGCAACAGTAGACAATAGTAACCACAagcaaaaagttaaatatttagAACACAATGCAACATGGTTCAGTGCCCCATTTAAAAATCATGCTTGATTATAATTGGCCAAACTCAATACATGGACTGATTTGTGTAGATAAAATCAAGGAACCATGCCATACATTACATGCCACCAGTTTCTGCAAGAACTTGACCAACAGCAATGTTATGCGCTATCGGTAGCGCTGACTAACATTGATGCAACAGTGAAAAAGCATACCATGGCCAAGTATGACTGTAGATACCATCCAGTCAGATATTACacaaaataattaaacatgCATACCAGTATGCCACTGAACATGTTGACCTACATATCAACCAGATGGTAATAACAGCAGACTTGATAGTATGGTACTACTATATCACTAGACATCTTGGAGTCGGTTCCACAAGAACCACCATTTAGAAGCAATATATCCAATATAGAATTCTGCAGATTAGTTTACTGGGAAGTACCAGGTAGAAACATAACAATTGTTTTCCTAAAAAATCTTGCAATCGCATAACATAAACCATGGATTATGAAATCATCACCATTTTTGTTTGGGATTTTTTTAGATCATCATCACTTTTTGATTTGTTTTACTCCCTCCGAAACTTGTACACAGCAAATACTGGATGTTCAAGTTGCAGTACATGTTAATCACAGTGAAAATGATGAACAGGTACAGGAATAGTGGCAAGATAAGAAGAAAGCAAAGCATATCGGCGTAGTTGAGCGTGTAGGAGAGGTCGTTGCAGCCTCGCGCTTTGACACCGAGCCACAAGTAGGGTCACTGCTTGAGGCTGAGGAGCTGTCGGATCCTAGACGTCGCGTCGTCCGTTAGCATGAGGGCCTGCCTGCGGATGGCCCTGTCGGCCGCAGCCCTCAGCACGGACGACGACATGGCcttatgagaaaccaagttgaaacgtatcatagtttatcttgtgtgataagtgattgatgtTTGTGTGGCTTTTATTGGTTAGCATATGCATGGTTATATACTGTaatgttgattttgtctaacTAAAGT
Coding sequences:
- the LOC133917733 gene encoding protein trichome birefringence-like 1, giving the protein MKGAWRESGVAAVADHLGGGVGLAVYVGRARPARLCLYCVALAFAAFAAFLAFAPPLPEPAPSSPDTSWFDGMIASASPDRGQVSGFFFSLFPANSSSPGPPGGGAARHGGPSGGGFAARGLQAGGNGSSAVRPGEQLGSRGGVPTSSEGGARNGDHVPGNATAAVQSGAPPNDHERGGAEAKNSTVSAAAEAKGGVGVLSGGSSQSDAAAKGGVPVRINGSDVNASSVDARDGNGMKASARNAIGSTQRLGIGTEALGNGTAVPFINQTESAVAAAMDDNGVASQSSGAAGNNHTVPIQVPADNQSRAASGGSNSTVNNQKEATTSPQRSTSSAKDHSAQAVTPIANNNSVVPVKEVANAGRHNKVDWIASMASCDMFYGNWVRDDSYPLYPAGSCPHVDQSFNCYLNGRPDKAYQRLRWQPSGCSIPRLNPIDMLERLRGKRLVFVGDSLNRNMWESLVCILRNSVKDKRKAFEVSGKRQFRAEGAYSFLFQEYNCSVEFFRSPFLVQEWEMPIRNVNGTRETLRLDIIDRASPRYKNADIIIFNTGHWWTHGKTALGKDYYQEGNRVYSELDVHDAYRRALNTWAKWVDSNVNPKKSTVFFRGYSASHFSGGQWNSGGSCDKETEPITNEQYLTPYPTKMSILEEVLHGMKTPVVYLNITRMTDYRKEAHPSVYRKQKLTEQERKSPEIYQDCSHWCLPGVPDSWNELVYARILVKQSQTMQQ